A genomic region of Tsukamurella pulmonis contains the following coding sequences:
- the aceE gene encoding pyruvate dehydrogenase (acetyl-transferring), homodimeric type yields the protein MATTPASAPGQDPAPSNDGRPDRVRVIREGVASYLPDIDPEETSEWIESLDDLIATHGPARARYLMLRLLERASEKRVSIPSLTSTDYVNTIPTDLEPWFPGDEEIERRYRAYIRWNAAIMVHRAQRPGVGVGGHISTYAGAASLYEVGFNHFFRGKDHPGGGDQIFIQGHASPGIYARAFLEGRIPAERLDGFRQEKSHEDQGKGLPSYPHPRLLSNFWEFPTVSMGLGPMNAIFQARFNHYLHDRGIKDTSDQHVWAFLGDGEMDEPESRGQIQIAATEGLDNLTFVVNCNLQRLDGPVRGNGKIIQELESFFRGAGWNVIKVIWGREWDELLHKDRDGALVNIMNTTPDGDYQTFKANDGAFVREHFFGRDPRTKELVKDMTDEQIWGLRRGGHDYRKLYAAYKSAMEHKGQPTVILAHTVKGFGLGHNFEGRNATHQMKKLTLDDLKGFRDHLRIPISDAELEKDPYLPPYYNPGPESKEIQYMLDRRKQLGGFLPSRRTRSQALTTPDISAVDVMRKGSGKQQVATTQAVVRVFKELLRDKEIGSRIVPIIPDEARTFGMDSWFPTLKIYNRLGQTYTAVDAQLMLAYKENAQGVILHEGINEAGSTASFTAVGTSYATHDVPMIPLYIFYSMFGFQRTGDGLWAAADQMARGFVLGATAGRTTLTGEGLQHADGHSHVLASTNPAVVAYDPAFAYELAHIVIDGLRRMYGEDPENIYYYITVYNEPIHQPAEPEGLDVAGLLKGMYLFKPAESAHEKKANILASGVTMPDALKAQEMLTDEWGVSASVFSVTSWVELSRDGIESEKAALRDPAAEPRTPHVTAVLGGTEGPTVAASDFMRGTQDLIRPWVPGTYITLGTDGFGFSDTRPAARRYFNVDAESIVVAVLLGLAREGALEFSVAAEAAKRYRIDDVLAAPKQTSDPGVA from the coding sequence ATCGCCACCACCCCGGCATCCGCCCCAGGACAGGATCCCGCACCGTCGAACGACGGCCGTCCCGACCGGGTCCGCGTGATCCGCGAGGGCGTGGCCTCCTACCTACCGGACATCGATCCGGAAGAGACCAGCGAGTGGATCGAGTCGCTCGACGATCTCATCGCGACCCACGGGCCGGCCCGTGCCCGCTACCTGATGCTGCGCCTGCTCGAGCGCGCCAGCGAGAAGCGCGTCTCCATCCCGTCGCTGACCTCCACCGACTACGTCAACACCATCCCCACCGACCTCGAGCCCTGGTTCCCGGGCGACGAGGAGATCGAGCGCCGCTACCGCGCCTACATCCGGTGGAACGCGGCCATCATGGTGCACCGCGCGCAGCGCCCCGGCGTCGGCGTCGGCGGCCACATCTCGACCTACGCGGGTGCCGCCTCGCTGTACGAGGTGGGCTTCAACCACTTCTTCCGCGGCAAGGACCACCCCGGCGGCGGCGACCAGATCTTCATCCAGGGCCACGCCTCCCCCGGCATCTACGCGCGCGCCTTCCTCGAGGGCCGCATCCCCGCGGAGCGCCTGGACGGCTTCCGGCAGGAGAAGTCGCACGAGGATCAGGGCAAGGGCCTGCCCTCCTACCCGCACCCCCGGCTGCTGTCGAACTTCTGGGAGTTCCCGACGGTGTCGATGGGCCTCGGCCCGATGAACGCGATCTTCCAGGCGCGGTTCAACCACTACCTGCACGACCGCGGTATCAAGGACACCTCCGATCAGCACGTCTGGGCGTTCCTCGGCGACGGCGAGATGGACGAGCCCGAATCGCGCGGCCAGATCCAGATCGCGGCCACCGAGGGCCTGGACAACCTGACCTTCGTGGTCAACTGCAACCTGCAGCGCCTCGACGGCCCCGTGCGCGGCAACGGCAAGATCATCCAGGAACTCGAGTCCTTCTTCCGCGGCGCCGGCTGGAACGTGATCAAGGTGATCTGGGGCCGCGAGTGGGACGAGCTCCTGCACAAGGACCGCGACGGCGCGCTGGTGAACATCATGAACACCACGCCCGACGGCGACTACCAGACCTTCAAGGCCAACGACGGCGCGTTCGTCCGCGAGCACTTCTTCGGCCGCGACCCGCGGACCAAGGAACTGGTCAAGGACATGACCGACGAGCAGATCTGGGGCCTGCGCCGCGGCGGCCACGACTACCGCAAGCTGTACGCGGCCTACAAGTCGGCGATGGAGCACAAGGGCCAGCCGACGGTGATCCTCGCGCACACCGTCAAGGGCTTCGGCCTCGGCCACAACTTCGAGGGCCGCAACGCCACCCACCAGATGAAGAAGCTCACCCTCGACGACCTCAAGGGCTTCCGCGATCACCTGCGGATCCCGATCTCGGACGCCGAGCTGGAGAAGGACCCCTACCTGCCGCCGTACTACAACCCGGGACCGGAGTCGAAGGAGATCCAGTACATGCTGGATCGCCGCAAGCAGCTCGGCGGCTTCCTGCCGTCGCGCCGCACCCGGTCGCAGGCGCTCACCACGCCCGACATCAGCGCCGTGGACGTCATGCGCAAGGGCTCGGGCAAGCAGCAGGTCGCCACCACGCAGGCCGTCGTCCGCGTGTTCAAGGAGCTGCTGCGCGACAAGGAGATCGGGTCGCGGATCGTGCCGATCATTCCCGACGAGGCCCGCACCTTCGGCATGGACAGCTGGTTCCCCACGCTGAAGATCTACAACCGCCTGGGCCAGACCTACACCGCGGTCGACGCGCAGCTGATGCTCGCGTACAAGGAGAACGCGCAGGGCGTCATCCTGCACGAGGGCATCAACGAGGCGGGCTCGACGGCGTCCTTCACTGCGGTCGGCACCTCGTACGCCACGCACGACGTGCCGATGATCCCGCTCTACATCTTCTACTCGATGTTCGGCTTCCAGCGCACCGGCGACGGCCTGTGGGCGGCGGCGGACCAGATGGCCCGCGGCTTCGTCCTCGGCGCCACCGCCGGCCGCACCACGCTCACGGGCGAGGGTCTGCAGCACGCCGACGGCCACAGCCACGTCCTCGCGTCGACCAACCCGGCCGTCGTCGCGTACGACCCGGCGTTCGCGTACGAGCTGGCGCACATCGTGATCGACGGCCTGCGGCGGATGTACGGGGAGGACCCCGAGAACATCTACTACTACATCACCGTCTACAACGAGCCGATCCACCAGCCGGCGGAGCCCGAGGGCTTGGACGTCGCGGGGCTGCTCAAGGGCATGTACCTGTTCAAGCCCGCGGAGAGCGCGCACGAGAAGAAGGCGAACATCCTCGCCTCCGGCGTCACCATGCCGGACGCGCTCAAGGCCCAGGAGATGCTGACCGACGAGTGGGGCGTCTCCGCCTCGGTGTTCTCGGTGACGAGTTGGGTCGAGCTCTCGCGCGACGGCATCGAGTCGGAGAAGGCGGCCCTGCGCGATCCGGCGGCCGAGCCCCGCACCCCGCACGTGACGGCGGTGCTGGGCGGGACCGAGGGCCCGACGGTCGCGGCGTCCGACTTCATGCGCGGCACGCAGGACCTCATCCGGCCGTGGGTCCCCGGCACCTACATCACCCTGGGCACCGACGGCTTCGGCTTCTCCGACACGCGGCCCGCCGCGCGGCGCTACTTCAACGTCGACGCCGAGTCGATCGTCGTGGCCGTTCTGCTGGGCCTGGCCCGCGAGGGAGCGCTGGAATTCTCGGTCGCCGCGGAGGCCGCGAAGCGGTACCGGATCGACGACGTGCTCGCCGCCCCGAAGCAGACATCGGACCCCGGCGTAGCCTAG
- a CDS encoding peroxiredoxin: MTSAELEGPLSVGAIAPTFTLRDQNNRTVSLDSYRRRKNVLLVFFPLAFTGTCESELGGIRDSLPSFENDDAAVLAVSVGPPPTHKVWSGTQGYLFPILSDFWPHGAVSRDYGVLNAKHGYPNRGTFVIDREGVVRFSEMNEPGVPRDQSLWEDALAALASSGKRV; the protein is encoded by the coding sequence GTGACTTCGGCCGAGCTCGAGGGCCCGCTGTCCGTCGGGGCGATCGCGCCGACGTTCACGCTGCGCGACCAGAACAACCGCACCGTCTCGCTCGACTCCTACCGCCGGCGCAAGAACGTGCTGCTCGTCTTCTTCCCGCTCGCCTTCACCGGCACCTGCGAGAGCGAGCTCGGTGGCATCCGCGATTCGCTCCCGTCGTTCGAGAACGACGATGCCGCCGTCCTCGCGGTGTCCGTCGGACCGCCGCCCACGCACAAGGTGTGGTCGGGCACGCAGGGCTACCTGTTCCCGATCCTGTCGGACTTCTGGCCGCACGGCGCGGTCTCGCGCGACTACGGTGTGCTCAACGCCAAGCACGGATACCCCAACCGGGGCACCTTCGTGATCGACCGCGAGGGCGTCGTCCGGTTCTCCGAGATGAACGAGCCGGGGGTCCCGCGCGATCAGTCGCTTTGGGAAGACGCCCTCGCTGCGCTAGCCTCATCCGGCAAGCGCGTGTAG
- a CDS encoding MMPL family transporter, which translates to MTTPRTTDRPARRWRRLIPALLILGWLVLGAAGGPFAGKLGEVQSNDNTSFLPASAEATEVSRLEASFTDTSVIPAIVAVERTSGITDADTSFVTGAIDRAAGAGGVGPAGAPPVRAQDGRALQVVVPIDTGGEVADSVTALRDALASGTPDGLTVYVTGPAGTAADLTEAFGGIDGMLLLVAGAVVIAILIVVYRSPILPFVVIVSAILALSLASVVIYALAANGVITLNGQSQGILFILVFGAATDYALLLVARFREELGTTADRYAAMRAAWRATLEPVAASAGTVIAGVLCLLLSDLNSNRGLGPVAAIGIAASFLASMTFLPAALALLGRSAFWPRRPEVVETGEETPEQAHRFWAGLAQRIGRQPRRFWIATTLLLLVGAALAPQFRADGVAESDTFLVTVDSQRGQDVLSAHFDTDDGSPAMIIADAGALEAVRSAAAGTEGVAGVAVVPGADGAPKTVDGRVALRATLRDPADSRAAEDTVVRLRDAVRGVDAADALVGGPTAVDLDTRTTALHDRNLIIPVVTVVVLLILCLLLRAILAPILLMATVILSFAATLGVSSIVFNDLLGFPGADPVVPLFAFVFLVALGIDYNIFLMTRAREEAMVVGTRTGILRALTVTGGVITSAGVVLAATFSALAVIPLIFLAQIAFIVAFGVLLDALIVRTLLVPALVHDIGRTVWWPSRLRLGKE; encoded by the coding sequence ATGACGACGCCGCGCACCACCGATCGCCCCGCCCGCCGCTGGCGCCGGCTCATTCCGGCGCTGCTCATCCTCGGATGGCTCGTCCTGGGCGCCGCGGGAGGCCCGTTCGCCGGGAAGCTGGGCGAGGTGCAGTCGAACGACAACACCTCGTTCCTGCCCGCCTCCGCCGAGGCCACGGAGGTCTCCCGGCTCGAGGCGTCCTTCACCGACACCAGCGTGATCCCCGCGATCGTCGCCGTCGAGCGCACGTCCGGGATCACCGACGCCGACACGTCGTTCGTCACCGGCGCGATCGACCGCGCCGCCGGCGCCGGCGGGGTGGGCCCCGCCGGCGCTCCGCCGGTGCGGGCCCAGGACGGCCGCGCTCTGCAGGTGGTGGTGCCGATCGACACCGGCGGCGAGGTCGCCGACAGCGTCACCGCGCTGCGCGACGCTCTCGCGAGCGGCACGCCCGACGGGCTCACCGTGTACGTGACCGGCCCGGCCGGCACCGCGGCCGACCTCACCGAGGCCTTCGGCGGCATCGACGGGATGCTGCTGCTCGTCGCCGGCGCGGTGGTGATCGCCATCCTGATCGTCGTCTACCGCAGCCCGATCCTGCCCTTCGTCGTGATCGTCTCGGCGATCCTGGCGCTCTCGCTCGCGAGCGTGGTGATCTACGCCCTCGCGGCGAACGGCGTCATCACCCTGAACGGCCAGAGCCAGGGAATCCTGTTCATCCTCGTCTTCGGCGCCGCCACCGACTACGCACTGCTGCTCGTCGCCCGCTTCCGCGAGGAACTCGGCACCACCGCCGATCGCTACGCCGCCATGCGCGCGGCGTGGCGCGCCACGCTGGAGCCCGTGGCCGCGTCGGCGGGCACCGTCATCGCAGGCGTGCTGTGCCTGCTGCTCTCGGACCTCAACTCCAACCGCGGGCTGGGGCCGGTCGCCGCGATCGGGATCGCCGCCTCGTTCCTGGCGTCGATGACCTTCCTGCCCGCGGCGCTCGCACTGCTCGGCCGCAGCGCCTTCTGGCCGCGGCGCCCCGAGGTGGTGGAGACCGGCGAGGAGACGCCCGAACAGGCGCACCGGTTCTGGGCCGGGCTGGCGCAGCGCATCGGCCGGCAGCCGCGCCGGTTCTGGATCGCGACCACCCTGCTCCTGCTCGTGGGAGCGGCACTGGCACCGCAGTTCCGCGCCGACGGCGTCGCAGAGTCCGACACCTTCCTCGTGACCGTCGATTCGCAGCGCGGCCAGGACGTGCTGTCCGCCCACTTCGACACCGACGACGGCTCCCCCGCGATGATCATCGCCGATGCCGGCGCACTCGAGGCCGTGCGTTCCGCGGCCGCGGGGACGGAGGGCGTCGCGGGCGTCGCCGTCGTTCCCGGCGCCGACGGTGCGCCGAAGACCGTCGACGGACGCGTCGCACTCCGAGCGACTCTGCGCGACCCGGCCGATTCGCGCGCAGCCGAGGACACCGTGGTGCGCCTGCGCGACGCGGTCCGGGGTGTGGACGCCGCCGATGCGCTCGTGGGTGGGCCGACCGCCGTCGACCTCGACACCAGGACGACCGCATTGCACGACCGGAACCTGATCATCCCGGTGGTGACCGTCGTGGTACTGCTGATCCTCTGCCTGCTGCTGCGCGCGATCCTGGCGCCGATCCTGCTGATGGCCACGGTGATCCTGTCCTTCGCGGCCACCCTGGGCGTCTCGTCGATCGTCTTCAACGACCTCCTCGGATTCCCCGGCGCGGACCCGGTGGTCCCGCTGTTCGCCTTCGTCTTCCTCGTGGCGCTCGGGATCGACTACAACATCTTCCTCATGACCCGCGCGCGCGAGGAGGCGATGGTCGTGGGGACGCGCACGGGCATCCTGCGGGCGCTGACCGTCACCGGCGGGGTCATCACCTCGGCCGGCGTGGTGCTCGCGGCGACCTTCTCCGCGCTGGCGGTCATCCCGCTGATCTTCCTGGCCCAGATCGCCTTCATCGTGGCCTTCGGCGTCCTGCTCGACGCGCTCATCGTGCGCACCCTGCTGGTGCCGGCGCTCGTCCACGACATCGGGCGCACGGTCTGGTGGCCGAGCAGGCTCCGCCTCGGCAAGGAGTAA
- a CDS encoding dihydrolipoyl dehydrogenase family protein, translating into MSESEYDVIVIGGGPVGENVADRAVRGGLTAALIECDLFGGECSYWACIPSKALLRPGEARRAAQHVRGALAGDAAPNPAEVFARRNAVVNNWNDSGQIDWAGRQGITALRGIGRLAGERRVTVTDPEGVETTLTARHAVVVSTGTRAAVPDIPGLRAAKPWTSREATSSQTAPDRLAVIGGGVVAVEMATAYAGLGSAVTMVSLTPLLANVEAFAGEAVLEGLQALGVEVITGDSPATVTRADDGVVTLETKNGRTIVADEVLAATGRAPSTADIGMETVGLEPGAWFAVDDTLRVDGFDWLYAVGDVNHRALLTHQGKYQARAAGEVIVARALGEEVDDAAWGRHVATADHAAVPQVIFTDPEVAAIGLSEAQARKAGTEITVVDFDLGSVAGAVLYQDGYAGRARMIVDEGRGVIIGMTLVGPAVAELLHAATTAVVGEVPIARLWHAVPSFPTISEVWLRLLEAYRDR; encoded by the coding sequence ATGAGCGAATCCGAGTACGACGTCATCGTGATCGGTGGCGGCCCCGTCGGCGAGAACGTCGCCGACCGTGCGGTCCGGGGCGGCCTCACCGCCGCGCTGATCGAGTGCGACCTGTTCGGCGGTGAATGCTCGTACTGGGCGTGCATACCGTCCAAGGCGCTGCTCCGCCCCGGAGAGGCACGGCGCGCGGCACAGCACGTCCGCGGCGCACTCGCGGGTGACGCCGCACCGAATCCGGCGGAGGTGTTCGCCCGCCGGAACGCCGTGGTGAACAACTGGAACGACAGCGGCCAGATCGACTGGGCCGGCAGGCAGGGGATCACCGCACTCCGCGGCATCGGGCGCCTCGCCGGAGAACGGCGCGTCACCGTCACGGATCCGGAGGGGGTCGAGACCACCCTCACGGCGCGCCACGCGGTCGTCGTCTCCACCGGCACCCGCGCCGCCGTCCCCGACATCCCCGGACTGCGCGCGGCGAAGCCCTGGACGAGCCGCGAGGCGACCAGCTCGCAGACCGCACCCGACCGGCTCGCCGTCATCGGCGGCGGCGTCGTCGCCGTGGAGATGGCGACGGCCTACGCCGGGCTCGGCTCCGCGGTCACGATGGTCTCGCTGACCCCGTTGTTGGCCAACGTCGAGGCGTTCGCAGGTGAGGCTGTGCTCGAGGGCCTGCAGGCCCTCGGCGTCGAGGTGATCACCGGCGATTCCCCGGCGACGGTCACCCGCGCCGACGACGGCGTGGTCACCCTCGAGACCAAGAACGGGCGCACGATCGTCGCCGACGAAGTGCTGGCCGCCACCGGTCGCGCGCCGAGCACCGCCGACATCGGGATGGAGACGGTCGGGCTCGAGCCCGGTGCGTGGTTCGCCGTCGACGACACCTTGCGCGTGGACGGCTTCGATTGGCTCTACGCCGTGGGCGACGTCAATCACCGTGCGCTGCTCACCCATCAGGGCAAGTACCAGGCACGCGCCGCGGGCGAGGTGATCGTCGCGCGGGCGCTCGGCGAGGAGGTCGACGACGCGGCGTGGGGTCGCCACGTCGCGACCGCCGATCACGCGGCGGTGCCGCAGGTGATCTTCACCGATCCCGAAGTCGCGGCGATCGGCCTGTCGGAGGCACAGGCCCGCAAGGCGGGCACCGAGATCACCGTCGTCGACTTCGACCTCGGCTCGGTCGCCGGCGCGGTCCTCTACCAGGACGGGTACGCGGGCCGCGCGCGGATGATCGTCGACGAGGGCCGCGGTGTGATCATCGGCATGACCCTGGTCGGCCCGGCGGTCGCAGAGCTGCTGCACGCGGCGACGACCGCGGTCGTGGGCGAGGTGCCGATCGCGCGGCTGTGGCACGCCGTGCCGTCCTTCCCTACGATCAGCGAGGTGTGGCTACGGCTCCTGGAGGCCTACCGGGACCGGTAG
- a CDS encoding glyoxalase — protein MTISLSTPIRSLTLEVADPAAAQAFYDTAFGPGHGLLCTTSVEPSAGFRGAVISLVVAEPAVVDSFVGPALAAGATEIKPARRSFWGYGAVFRAPDGTLWKVASSSKRNTGAPLRVVGDTVLLLGVDDVSATKAFYVERGLTVAKSFGRKYVEFDAAPGAVKLALYGRRAAAKDAGVPAEGSGSHRLRIDGALGPLIDPDGFVWQ, from the coding sequence ATGACGATCTCGCTCTCCACTCCGATCCGGTCCCTCACCCTGGAGGTCGCCGATCCGGCTGCCGCGCAGGCCTTCTACGACACCGCCTTCGGCCCCGGACACGGCCTGCTCTGCACGACCTCCGTGGAACCGTCCGCGGGCTTCCGCGGCGCGGTGATCTCGCTGGTCGTCGCCGAGCCGGCCGTCGTCGACTCCTTCGTCGGGCCCGCCCTCGCGGCGGGCGCGACGGAGATCAAGCCCGCGCGGAGGTCCTTCTGGGGCTACGGTGCCGTCTTCCGCGCGCCCGACGGCACCCTCTGGAAGGTCGCCTCGTCGTCGAAGAGGAACACCGGCGCGCCGCTGCGCGTCGTCGGCGACACCGTGCTGCTGCTCGGCGTCGACGACGTGTCCGCGACGAAGGCCTTCTACGTCGAGCGCGGGCTCACGGTGGCGAAGAGCTTCGGCCGCAAGTACGTCGAGTTCGACGCCGCGCCGGGGGCGGTGAAGCTCGCGCTGTACGGGCGCCGGGCCGCCGCGAAGGACGCCGGGGTGCCGGCCGAGGGCAGCGGCTCGCACCGCCTGCGCATCGACGGGGCGCTGGGGCCGCTCATCGACCCCGACGGCTTCGTCTGGCAGTAG
- a CDS encoding MarR family winged helix-turn-helix transcriptional regulator — translation MQAVERGAVVDEGIAQWPTGRLLSMAARLVEHSWEAVLREYDISSAGLVVLHVVAERPASQREIARVARVTDQTASRTVERLERSGYVAREPDPADERRKVVTATDAGRTVYRELVERERTDPALIAALGDSEPVLRGLLLELIGSQRGAGER, via the coding sequence ATGCAAGCGGTGGAGCGAGGTGCAGTGGTGGACGAGGGAATCGCGCAATGGCCGACGGGCCGGCTGCTGTCGATGGCGGCCCGTCTGGTCGAGCACTCCTGGGAGGCCGTGCTGCGGGAGTACGACATCTCGAGCGCCGGCCTGGTCGTGCTGCACGTCGTCGCGGAGCGCCCCGCGTCGCAGCGCGAGATCGCGCGCGTCGCACGCGTGACCGACCAGACCGCGAGCCGCACCGTCGAACGACTCGAACGCAGCGGGTACGTCGCGCGCGAGCCCGATCCGGCCGACGAGCGCCGGAAAGTGGTGACCGCCACCGACGCCGGGCGCACGGTCTACCGCGAGCTCGTGGAACGCGAGCGCACCGACCCGGCGCTGATCGCCGCGCTCGGCGATTCCGAGCCGGTGCTGCGCGGCCTGCTCCTCGAACTCATCGGCTCCCAGCGCGGCGCGGGCGAGCGATGA
- the infA gene encoding translation initiation factor IF-1, translating to MTRSRGIEAAGTVVEGLRDATFRVELDNGHIVLAHISGRIRKNYIKIVPLDRVLVEISPYDLSRGRIVFRYRN from the coding sequence ATGACCCGGTCACGCGGCATCGAGGCCGCCGGCACCGTCGTCGAGGGGCTGCGAGACGCGACGTTCCGGGTGGAGCTCGACAACGGCCACATCGTCCTCGCGCACATCAGCGGGAGGATCCGGAAGAACTACATCAAGATCGTTCCGCTCGATCGGGTGCTCGTCGAGATCAGCCCCTACGACCTCTCGCGCGGACGCATCGTCTTCCGGTACCGGAACTGA
- a CDS encoding DUF3052 domain-containing protein: MGLQPGNIVQEIGWDDDTDDDLRLSIEELIGGEMLDEDTDEVVDVVVLWWRDDDGDLVDTLMDVITPLSDDGYVWVLSPKTGQPGHVQPSEIAEAAPTAGLTQTSSTNLGSWIGSRLVQPKSGRVAKR, translated from the coding sequence ATGGGCCTGCAGCCCGGAAACATCGTGCAGGAGATCGGCTGGGACGACGACACCGACGACGATCTGCGCCTGTCCATCGAGGAGCTCATCGGCGGGGAGATGCTCGACGAGGACACCGACGAGGTGGTCGACGTGGTGGTGCTGTGGTGGCGCGACGACGACGGGGACCTGGTCGACACCCTCATGGACGTGATCACGCCGCTCTCCGACGACGGCTACGTGTGGGTGCTCAGTCCCAAGACCGGTCAGCCGGGTCACGTGCAGCCCAGTGAGATCGCCGAGGCGGCACCGACCGCCGGCCTGACCCAGACCTCCTCGACGAACCTCGGTTCGTGGATCGGTTCCCGCCTGGTGCAGCCGAAGTCCGGCCGCGTGGCCAAGAGGTGA
- a CDS encoding DUF6817 domain-containing protein produces MEAGTEWLDSHGAGRVAHPGGTLRDHLLRVADRLAAWRLPQTVQAAGLTHAAYGTAGFDDGLIPFTARDELRAVIGEDAENVVYQYGACDRSTSYPQFPGRAPFVLKDRFTGRELTLTDAETRAFVALTFANEIDVMQHNSALAQQHGNTLHALALTSQHWLPPAAHPDLPLLLAG; encoded by the coding sequence ATGGAAGCCGGTACTGAGTGGCTGGATTCGCACGGTGCGGGACGGGTCGCACACCCCGGCGGCACGTTGCGCGACCATCTTCTGCGGGTAGCGGATAGGCTCGCCGCGTGGCGGCTACCCCAGACCGTGCAGGCCGCAGGACTGACTCATGCCGCTTACGGCACTGCGGGGTTCGACGACGGGTTGATCCCGTTCACTGCCCGCGACGAGCTGCGCGCCGTGATCGGCGAGGATGCTGAGAATGTCGTCTACCAATACGGTGCGTGCGACCGTTCCACCTCGTACCCGCAATTCCCGGGCCGCGCGCCGTTCGTGCTGAAAGACCGTTTCACAGGGCGAGAGCTGACGCTCACTGATGCTGAGACCCGCGCGTTCGTGGCGCTGACCTTCGCGAACGAGATCGACGTGATGCAGCACAATAGCGCGCTGGCACAGCAACACGGCAATACTCTGCACGCACTTGCGCTGACGTCGCAGCATTGGCTCCCACCTGCGGCTCACCCCGACCTGCCGCTCCTGCTGGCTGGGTGA